The Chelonoidis abingdonii isolate Lonesome George chromosome 21, CheloAbing_2.0, whole genome shotgun sequence genome contains a region encoding:
- the TMEM101 gene encoding transmembrane protein 101 isoform X1: protein MQLARCAHALPSGNCPASLMLLRGAGPTPQGKPDIPVPYLYLDMGAAVLCASFMSFGVKRRWFALGAALQLAVGTYAAYIGGYVHYGDWLKVRMYSRTIAIIGGFLILASGAGEIYRQKPRSRSLQSTGQVFLGIYLICVAYSLQHSKEDRLAYLNNILGGEITLQLLFILYGVLALSFLSGYYVSMAAQILSVILPLVILFIDGNLGYWHDSRRVEFWNQMKLVGQNVGIFGAVIILATDG, encoded by the exons ATGCAGCTGGCTCGGTGCGCTCACGCGCTCCCTTCTGGAAACTGCCCAGCGTCCCTCATGCTCCTTCGCGGAGCGGGCCCGACGCCCCAGGg GAAACCTGACATCCCCGTCCCATATCTGTACTTGGACATGGGGGCAGCGGTGTTGTGTGCCAGCTTCATGTCCTTTGGGGTGAAGCGCAGGTGGTTTGCACTGGGAGCTGCTCTTCAGCTGGCAGTCGGCACGTACGCGGCGTATATCGGGGGCTATGTGCACTATGGTGACTGGCTGAAG GTGAGGATGTACTCACGAACCATAGCTATCATTGGTGGGTTCCTGATTTTGGCGAGTGGGGCTGGTGAGATCTATCGTCAGAAGCCACGGAGCAGGTCCCTGCAGTCCACTGGGCAGGTCTTCCTCGGCATCTACCTCATCTGTGTG GCCTATTCCCTCCAGCACAGCAAGGAGGATCGTCTGGCTTATCTCAACAACATCCTAGGtggggagatcaccctgcagctaCTCTTCATCCTCTATGGGGTGCTGGCCCTGTCATTCCTGTCTGGTTATTATGTCAGCATGGCTGCCCAGATCCTCTCGGTGATCCTGCCCCTGGTCATCCTGTTCATTGATGGGAACCTCGGCTACTGGCATGACTCCCGGCGCGTCGAGTTCTGGAACCAGATGAAACTCGTCGGGCAGAACGTTGGTATCTTCGGGGCTGTCATCATCTTGGCCACAGATGGTTGA
- the TMEM101 gene encoding transmembrane protein 101 isoform X2: MGAAVLCASFMSFGVKRRWFALGAALQLAVGTYAAYIGGYVHYGDWLKVRMYSRTIAIIGGFLILASGAGEIYRQKPRSRSLQSTGQVFLGIYLICVAYSLQHSKEDRLAYLNNILGGEITLQLLFILYGVLALSFLSGYYVSMAAQILSVILPLVILFIDGNLGYWHDSRRVEFWNQMKLVGQNVGIFGAVIILATDG, translated from the exons ATGGGGGCAGCGGTGTTGTGTGCCAGCTTCATGTCCTTTGGGGTGAAGCGCAGGTGGTTTGCACTGGGAGCTGCTCTTCAGCTGGCAGTCGGCACGTACGCGGCGTATATCGGGGGCTATGTGCACTATGGTGACTGGCTGAAGGTGAG GATGTACTCACGAACCATAGCTATCATTGGTGGGTTCCTGATTTTGGCGAGTGGGGCTGGTGAGATCTATCGTCAGAAGCCACGGAGCAGGTCCCTGCAGTCCACTGGGCAGGTCTTCCTCGGCATCTACCTCATCTGTGTG GCCTATTCCCTCCAGCACAGCAAGGAGGATCGTCTGGCTTATCTCAACAACATCCTAGGtggggagatcaccctgcagctaCTCTTCATCCTCTATGGGGTGCTGGCCCTGTCATTCCTGTCTGGTTATTATGTCAGCATGGCTGCCCAGATCCTCTCGGTGATCCTGCCCCTGGTCATCCTGTTCATTGATGGGAACCTCGGCTACTGGCATGACTCCCGGCGCGTCGAGTTCTGGAACCAGATGAAACTCGTCGGGCAGAACGTTGGTATCTTCGGGGCTGTCATCATCTTGGCCACAGATGGTTGA
- the LSM12 gene encoding protein LSM12, whose product MKCPSSSGKPNHADILLINLQYVSEVEIINDRTETPPPLASLNVSKLANKARTEKEEKMSQAYAISAGVSLEGQQLFQTIHKTIKDCKWQEKNIVVMEDVVIAPPYQVENCKGKEGSALSHVRKIVEKHFRDVESQKVMQGSQAQQTQKEAALSS is encoded by the exons ATGA AATGTCCCTCTTCCAGTGGAAAGCCCAACCATGCAGATATCCTGCTCATAAACTTACAGTATGTTTCAGAAGTGGAAATAATTAATGACCGCACGGAAACCCCTCCTCCTTTAGCTTCACTCAATGTTAGCAAG CTTGCCAACAAAGCACGGACggagaaggaagagaagatgAGCCAGGCATATGCAATTAGTGCTGGTGTCTCTCTGGAGGGACAGCAGCTTTTCCAGACTATACATAAGAC CATTAAAGACTGTAAATGGCAAGAGAAGAACATAGTGGTGATGGAAGACGTCGTTATCGCTCCTCCCTACCAAGTGGAGAACTGTAAAGGCAAGGAGGGAAGTGCCCTGAGTCACGTACGCAAAATA GTTGAGAAACATTTTAGAGATGTGGAAAGCCAAAAGGTAATGCAAGGTTCACAAGCACAGCAAACACAGAAGGAAGCCGCCCTCTCATCCTGA